One window of the Zygotorulaspora mrakii chromosome 6, complete sequence genome contains the following:
- the GYP1 gene encoding GTPase-activating protein GYP1 (similar to Saccharomyces cerevisiae GYP1 (YOR070C); ancestral locus Anc_5.672): MGVRSNSSEMYQREQSGSLNNGGSSHRNNSSTNLVTSLMKSWRISSSSSTSSPPQQSSRDSLISIDGNFEAMAKQQTSAKRSSPSPYSPMRYTSPGLSNSTSNLGSGGTSSSDAPRPSLITTTHRHSSTNHHHHHRRNENTGGKKVSKYFKDLDEDWSAVIDDYNMPIPVISNGGIASPATPKVGRSSSITSTPTSSTTAVAPENVNPTFSYPQLPQLKRSISSDLRSQLEMENERDAQELNAIMQRIAKFDAILKNKHIINQQELRQISWNGVPKSHRATVWKLLIGYLPANTKRQALLLQRKRREYRDGLQHIFSTKHSRDVPTWHQIEIDVPRTNPHIALYQFDSTQTSLQRILYLWAIRHPASGYVQGINDLVTPFYQTFLTEYLSASQMDDVENLDPKSYITDEQLKDVEADTFWCLTKLLEQITDNYIHGQPGILKQVKNLGQLVKRIDQDLYKHFQNEHVEFIQFAFRWMNCLLMREFQMGTVIRMWDTYLSETSPETTSSAAISSDLVPPHTPTEPKSATFQSPAQDFTSPTSASSSAKEEISKMRQSSLNEFHVFVCAAFLIKWSDQLMNMDFQEIITFLQNPPTKTWQETDIEMLLSEAYIWQSLYKDATSHWQ, encoded by the coding sequence ATGGGTGTGAGATCCAATTCAAGTGAGATGTACCAAAGAGAGCAGAGTGGTTCGTTGAACAATGGCGGATCGAGCCATAGGAACAACAGCAGCACCAATCTGGTAACATCATTGATGAAGTCGTGGAGgatttcctcttcttcctcaacCTCTTCGCCGCCCCAGCAGAGCTCAAGAGACTCGCTGATAAGCATTGATGGGAATTTTGAGGCGATGGCGAAGCAGCAAACCAGTGCGAAGAGGAGTTCGCCATCCCCTTACTCCCCTATGAGATATACAAGTCCCGGGTTGAGTAATAGCACTAGTAATCTGGGAAGTGGTGGTACCTCCAGTAGTGATGCTCCAAGACCTTCCTTAATCACGACGACCCATCGTCACAGCTCCActaatcatcatcatcatcatcgtagGAACGAGAATACTGGTGGTAAAAAAGTTTCGAAATATTTCAAGGATTTAGATGAAGATTGGAGTGCGGTCATTGACGATTATAATATGCCCATTCCTGTTATCAGTAATGGAGGAATTGCATCCCCTGCTACACCCAAAGTTGGAAGGTCTTCGTCTATAACATCGACTCCAACAAGTTCGACAACAGCGGTAGCACCAGAGAATGTGAATCCTACATTTTCCTATCCGCAGTTGCCTCAGTTGAAAAGATCTATCAGTTCTGATTTAAGGTCCCAACtagaaatggaaaatgaaaggGATGCTCAAGAATTGAACGCTATAATGCAACGAATAGCCAAGTTCGATGCtatcttgaaaaacaaGCATATCATCAATCAGCAAGAGTTGAGGCAGATAAGTTGGAACGGAGTACCTAAATCACATCGAGCAACTGTTTGGAAGCTTCTAATCGGTTATCTACCTGCTAATACGAAAAGGCAGGCACTTTTACTACAAAGGAAAAGACGAGAGTATCGTGATGGATTACAGCACATCTTCTCTACTAAACATTCCAGGGATGTACCAACATGGCATCAGATTGAGATTGATGTCCCGAGAACAAATCCACACATTGCTCTTTACCAATTCGACTCAACGCAGACAAGCTTGCAACGTATATTATACCTTTGGGCTATTAGGCATCCCGCAAGTGGTTATGTTCAAGGTATAAATGACCTTGTGACTCCTTTTTACCAAACCTTTCTGACAGAGTATCTGAGTGCATCGCAGATGGATGATGTAGAGAATCTAGATCCGAAATCATATATTACCGATGAACAACTAAAAGACGTTGAAGCAGATACTTTCTGGTGTCTAACGAAACTTTTAGAACAGATCACTGATAATTACATTCATGGTCAGCCAGGAATATTGAAACAAGTAAAGAATTTGGGACAGCTCgtcaaaagaattgatcaaGATCTTTATAAGCACTTCCAAAACGAGCATGTAGaatttattcaatttgCCTTTAGATGGATGAATTGCCTCCTAATGAGAGAGTTTCAAATGGGTACCGTCATCAGAATGTGGGATACCTATTTGTCGGAAACTTCACCAGAAACAACGTCATCGGCAGCTATATCATCAGATCTAGTTCCTCCACATACGCCAACAGAACCGAAGTCCGCAACTTTCCAATCCCCAGCGCAAGATTTTACTTCACCAACGTCTGCTTCGAGTAGTGCGAAGGAagaaatttccaaaatgaGGCAGTCATCGCTTAATGAATTTCATGTATTTGTTTGCGCTGCTTTCTTGATCAAATGGAGTGATCAACTGATGAATATGGActttcaagaaattatAACCTTTTTGCAGAATCCTCCCACAAAGACATGGCAAGAAACTGACATCGAAATGCTTCTAAGTGAAGCCTATATATGGCAGTCCTTGTACAAAGATGCCACTTCACACTGGCAGTAA
- the MTD1 gene encoding methylenetetrahydrofolate dehydrogenase (NAD(+)) (similar to Saccharomyces cerevisiae MTD1 (YKR080W); ancestral locus Anc_5.673) has product MSVSAVKPGSTILASKISKEYVDEITKKVHDMKDIRPDGPLLVGFLANDDPAAEMYATWTKKTSESMGFRYELRRVEEKDFLEEAIIEANRDDSVDGIMVYYPVFGNAQDQYLQQVVSREKDVEGLNHVYYQNMYHNVRYLDENKQQKSILPCTPLAIVKILESLQIYNRLLPEGNRLYGKKCVVVNRSEIVGRPLAALLANDGAIVYSIDVNNIQKFTRGEGLKFIKHHVEDLGDYTEELMKECCSDADVIVTGVPSAKYKFPTEYIKEGAACINFSSEKNFDDSVKTKASLYVPMTGKVTISMLLRNMLRLIDNSEKLKKGTQ; this is encoded by the coding sequence atgtctgTTAGTGCGGTTAAACCAGGCTCTACCATACTGGCTTCAAAGATTTCGAAGGAGTATGTGGATGAGATCacaaaaaaagttcatGACATGAAGGATATACGCCCAGATGGACCACTTTTGGTTGGTTTCTTGGCCAATGACGATCCAGCAGCGGAGATGTACGCAACGTGGACCAAGAAAACAAGTGAGTCTATGGGATTTCGCTACGAGTTGAGAAGGGTGGAAGAGAAGGACTTCCTGGAAGAAGCCATAATAGAGGCCAATAGAGATGATTCCGTAGACGGGATTATGGTTTACTATCCGGTGTTTGGCAATGCACAGGATCAGTACTTGCAGCAAGTCGTATCGAGggaaaaagatgttgaaGGATTGAACCATGTTTATTACCAGAATATGTACCACAATGTGAGATATCTGGACGAGAATAAGCAGCAAAAGTCTATTCTACCCTGCACGCCGTTAGCCATTGTGAAGATCTTGGAATCGCTGCAGATTTACAACCGTCTGTTGCCGGAGGGGAATAGACTATACGGTAAGAAATGTGTGGTGGTAAATAGATCTGAGATTGTAGGCAGACCTTTAGCAGCTCTATTGGCCAACGATGGTGCCATAGTTTATTCCATTGATGTGAACAATATCCAAAAGTTCACACGTGGTGAAGGattgaaatttatcaagCATCATGTGGAGGATTTGGGTGATTACACAGAGGAGCTCATGAAAGAATGCTGCTCGGATGCTGATGTTATCGTAACAGGTGTACCTTCAGCAAAGTATAAGTTCCCAACTGAGTACATTAAAGAAGGTGCAGCTTGTATCAATTTTTCGTCAGAAAAGAACTTTGACGATAGTGTGAAGACCAAGGCATCACTCTATGTGCCAATGACGGGTAAAGTCACCATTTCTATGCTTTTGAGAAACATGTTAAGGCTGATTGACAATAGTGAGAAACTTAAAAAAGGTACTCAATAA
- the RPF2 gene encoding rRNA-binding ribosome biosynthesis protein RPF2 (similar to Saccharomyces cerevisiae RPF2 (YKR081C); ancestral locus Anc_5.674) — MIRTVKPKNARAKRALKEREPKLVENVKQAIFIPGQTSNKALHDIMVDLSAMKKPDIKRFERKNNVHPFEDASPLEFFSEKNDCSLMVLSTSSKKRKNNLTFIRTFGYRIYDIIELLVVENFKLLSDFKKKTFALGVKPMFSFQGSAFDTHPVYKHVKSLFLDFFRGSVTDLQDVAGLQYVLSLTVQGDFQDGEPLPNVLFRVYKLKTYRSEQGGRKLPRVELEETGPRLDFKIGRIQSASPEMEKEALKKAKNLEFKTAKNVEVDSMGDKFGTIHMGKQELNKLQTRKLKGLKSKFDQITDDGAEMEEYMNDEEEDINQTGEDAADDTYGEDFVTATDIEVAEPPSKRQKK, encoded by the coding sequence ATGATTAGGACAGTTAAACCAAAAAATGCTAGAGCCAAGAGAGCACTGAAAGAGAGAGAGCCTAAGTTGGTGGAAAATGTCAAACAGGCGATTTTCATTCCAGGTCAGACATCTAACAAGGCTTTGCATGATATTATGGTAGATCTAAGTGCAATGAAGAAGCCAGAcatcaaaagatttgagAGAAAGAACAACGTTCATCCATTTGAGGATGCATCTCCGCTGGAATTTTTTAGCGAAAAGAACGATTGTTCGCTGATGGTTTTGTCTACCAGTTCGAAAAAACGTAAGAATAACTTAACATTCATCCGTACGTTTGGTTACAGAATATATGACATTATCGAGTTGCTCGTTGTTGAAAACTTCAAGCTTTTGtcagatttcaaaaaaaaaactttcgCCCTTGGTGTCAAACCCatgttttcatttcaaGGTAGTGCATTTGATACTCATCCAGTTTACAAGCATGTCAAGTCGCTTTTCCTAGATTTTTTCAGAGGAAGTGTAACAGATCTTCAAGATGTTGCAGGACTCCAATATGTACTGTCCTTAACTGTGCAAGGTGATTTTCAAGATGGTGAGCCATTACCAAACGTTTTATTCAGAGTTTACAAATTAAAGACTTACAGAAGTGAACAGGGTGGTCGTAAATTGCCAAGAGTCGAATTGGAAGAGACGGGCCCTCGTttggatttcaaaattggcAGAATTCAGTCAGCTTCTCCAGAAATGGAGAAAGAAGCATTGAAGAAGGCTAAAAATCTGGAATTCAAGACTGCAAAGAATGTTGAGGTGGATTCCATGGGTGATAAATTCGGTACAATTCACATGGGTAAGCAGGAATTGAATAAACTACAAACAAGAAAACTAAAAGGTCTAAAATCAAAATTCGACCAAATTACAGATGATGGTGCTGAAATGGAAGAATACATGAAtgatgaggaggaggaCATAAATCAAACTGGCGAGGATGCAGCAGACGATACCTATGGTGAAGACTTTGTCACCGCTACTGACATAGAAGTTGCAGAACCTCCTTCCaagagacaaaaaaaatag
- the NUP133 gene encoding Nup133p (similar to Saccharomyces cerevisiae NUP133 (YKR082W); ancestral locus Anc_5.675) has product MSTERPLFQLRKELNGKGTSTDTEISVDHCSLSNESNTSEYMNSALEDSECGTNTPGTYNNSRILTENEKFVVKKLSPELSMLTSDEDAELFEGLLDTHCSKALINDTNYLYIWDYQSSQKEVDFHKIPLHEEYAVLNTPPKCLFTWPAAMDDSTQMFLDGAAGSAGGVCIIHRKNSQFIYFEDIASVNNLHSQLAKSKANAIDMKLKADETVTNAVNCEPAGIVVATSLGRLLFITLRDSTGKLKVQLKQQLLKSQRGFFFHGFNRSKEIVSLKVGAIVGRGERLLHVVTKGGDFETWQLSLSISCYKRVEVNLFEQILDSLQGLYPFAHGSLQILDSHPLLPDMSSVHLVLSSIANEKETYYILSTVIVDEKTSSFTIFSTYRLNTYVAPLNNNKPSLFIPDSLGESTKAVTTVFVLFPNAIVLTQVSSNLDSSFPLRRKWEDIICLRENIRIIGSGYSADSLFIMTNRMGVLEVTIKENTSPEDDGLNFVKSHIDQAIYFSDVGANPIEFNLPKDIFLESQEIEHDLSLSAEEIFFSKGRYIPPMLSTLTQHLSLRTGLYKHLIEFVIRNFNFRISHYAKLDILEKFEILNCCLKFSTFLYSSAELSDIWNKTVASFSLDLSTDALMISHIDKFPQLFTQLLLYITKTGSALKSVEFKSQMLTLIVSCLFYATLEDGEKTIRYQYFKLDPLELNKKLPWFISVDILTAINDLFFDYKFSVTPISGEMTEQLLSLIKVLYYSFNQTNLWFSEEAKRENLPSYQNFKTLFNENHLSWNLALCELSVQESCLQITEFYRDFEALTVILETLDRDESQELYQQYFTRFGYEFASTVFEYHIKQNKLKNLFNRFPEQHAFLVRFFENSEQYGDVAWIQQILDDDYNKAFHTLCCITGENTIDQSLQTRQLHLSIAKLTSLVADVATVQKGTVDTIQAELDIVDSQKDLTLRFDEGKIKLSSRYQSTEISKVFETVTNLLKEEKPLSIYNITEVYSMLDDAESFYNALKLLAFSGESFDFGEKTLLIAQIWRRCILLQEDWSEVSDITKTALYQVLYKYFDEGLYFSNCPLPSYELIVSKGCLGEEYLYKTHENLTNDLNSIKGILAQDLQAIENLGRDFQTRLQSIIGSANTATGNKCTVNYERNVVEL; this is encoded by the coding sequence ATGAGTACGGAGCGTCCACTCTTCCAATTGAGGAAGGAGTTGAATGGCAAGGGCACATCCACTGATACAGAAATCAGCGTTGACCATTGTTCCCTCTCAAATGAGAGCAATACCAGTGAATACATGAACTCTGCACTGGAGGACTCGGAATGTGGTACTAATACCCCTGGGACCTACAACAACTCCAGGATCTTAACGGAAAACGAGAAATTTGTTGTGAAGAAATTGTCGCCTGAACTTTCCATGCTGACAAGCGATGAAGATGCAGAATTGTTTGAGGGACTACTCGATACTCACTGCAGTAAAGCTCTGATCAATGATACCAATTATTTGTACATTTGGGACTATCAATCCTCTCAGAAAGAGGTCGATTTTCATAAGATTCCGTTGCATGAAGAATATGCCGTTCTTAACACCCCTCCAAAGTGTCTGTTTACGTGGCCAGCTGCGATGGATGATTCCACGCAGATGTTTTTGGATGGCGCTGCTGGATCTGCAGGAGGTGTTTGCATAATACATAGAAAGAACAGTCAGTTCATTTATTTCGAAGATATTGCTTCCGTTAACAATCTGCATTCGCAATTAGCCAAGAGCAAAGCAAATGCTATTGACATGAAATTAAAAGCTGATGAAACAGTAACAAATGCGGTAAACTGCGAACCTGCTGGTATAGTGGTCGCGACAAGCTTAGGAAGACTTCTTTTTATCACTCTAAGAGATTCCACAGGTAAATTAAAGGTACAATTGAAGCAACAGTTGCTGAAATCACAGAGAggttttttctttcatggGTTCAATAGgtcaaaagaaattgtttcGCTTAAAGTAGGCGCCATAGTTGGCAGAGGGGAAAGATTACTTCATGTTGTAACGAAAGGAGGTGATTTCGAAACATGGCAATTATCTCTCAGTATAAGCTGCTACAAAAGAGTCGAGGTTAATTTGTTTGAGCAGATTTTGGATTCTTTACAGGGTCTTTATCCATTTGCTCACGGCTCTTTGCAGATTCTAGATTCCCATCCATTGCTTCCTGATATGTCATCTGTACATCTAGTATTATCCAGCATcgcaaatgaaaaggaaactTATTATATTCTGAGCACCGTAAtagttgatgaaaagacAAGCAGTTTCACAATTTTCTCGACTTACAGGTTGAATACATATGTTGCCCCACTGAATAATAACAAGCCAAGTCTGTTCATCCCAGATTCACTTGGCGAGAGCACCAAGGCTGTTACCACCGTTTTCGTTCTATTCCCAAATGCAATTGTTCTCACTCAGGTGAGTTCTAACCTGGATTCGTCATTCCCCTTGAGGAGAAAATGGGAAGATATAATTTGCCTTCGGGAGAATATAAGAATAATCGGATCCGGTTACAGCGCTGATTCTTTGTTTATTATGACTAATAGAATGGGTGTGCTGGAAGTTACGATAAAAGAGAATACCAGTCCCGAAGATGATGGGTTAAACTTTGTTAAATCACACATAGACCAGGctatttatttttcagatgtAGGAGCAAATCCTATCGAGTTCAATCTACCTAAAGATATATTTCTCGAATCCCAAGAAATAGAGCACGATTTATCACTATCAGCTGaggaaatatttttttccaaaggtAGATATATTCCACCAATGCTGAGCACTTTGACACAACATCTCAGCCTCAGAACAGGATTATATAAGCATCTCATCGAGTTTGTTATCAGGAACTTCAATTTTAGGATATCACATTACGCCAAACTGGATATTctcgaaaaatttgaaatattgaacTGTTGTTTAAAGTTTTCTACTTTCTTGTACAGCTCCGCTGAGTTAAGCGACATATGGAATAAGACTGTCGCCAGTTTTTCGTTGGATTTGAGCACAGACGCACTCATGATAAGTCATATCGACAAGTTTCCTCAATTGTTCACACAGCTACTTCTCTATATCACTAAAACAGGTTCCGCCTTAAAATCTGTTGAATTCAAATCTCAAATGCTTACATTAATTGTATCATGCTTGTTTTATGCTACACttgaagatggtgaaaAGACAATAAGATACCAATATTTTAAGCTAGATCCTTTAGaattgaacaaaaagttGCCATGGTTTATTAGTGTTGATATATTGACTGCAATTAATGATCTGTTTTTTGATTACAAATTTTCAGTGACCCCAATATCTGGAGAAATGACGGAGCAGTTATTATCTTTAATTAAGGTCTTATACTACTCTTTCAATCAAACAAATCTATGGTTCAGTGAAGAAGCTAAACGTGAAAACCTCCCATcttatcaaaattttaaGACACTTTTCAATGAGAACCATTTAAGTTGGAACCTAGCACTTTGCGAGTTGTCAGTTCAAGAGTCTTGCTTGCAAATAACAGAGTTTTACCGAGATTTCGAAGCCCTTACAGTGATTTTAGAAACTTTAGATAGGGATGAATCACAAGAGCTTTATCAACAATATTTTACGCGTTTTGGATATGAATTTGCTTCAACGGTTTTCGAATATCatataaaacaaaataagcTGAAGAACTTATTTAATAGATTTCCCGAACAACATGCATTTTTGGTTcgcttctttgaaaattctgaacAATATGGAGATGTTGCTTGGATCCAGCAAATTCTGGATGATGACTACAACAAAGCCTTTCACACGTTATGTTGCATAACTGGTGAAAACACTATAGATCAATCGTTGCAAACACGTCAATTACATTTGAGCATAGCTAAGTTGACATCTTTGGTGGCGGATGTCGCAACGGTACAGAAGGGTACTGTTGATACGATTCAAGCGGAGCTGGATATCGTGGattctcaaaaagattTAACTCTCAGGTTTGACGAAGGTAAAATCAAATTGTCCTCCAGATATCAATCGACAGAGATTAGCAAAGTTTTCGAAACTGTGACAAATcttctcaaagaagaaaagccTTTATCCATATACAACATTACAGAAGTGTACAGTATGCTTGACGATGCTGAAAGCTTTTACAATGCCCTCAAATTGCTGGCATTTAGCGGAGAGTCTTTTGACTTTGGCGAAAAGACACTATTGATTGCACAAATTTGGAGAAGATGTATTCTTCTACAGGAAGATTGGTCCGAGGTTTCAGACATCACCAAAACTGCGCTTTACCAGGTTTTATACAAGTATTTCGACGAGGGGTTGTACTTCTCTAATTGTCCACTGCCAAGTTATGAATTAATCGTGAGCAAAGGCTGTTTAGGTGAAGAATATTTATACAAAACCCACGAAAACCTCACCAATGACCTGAACTCCATCAAAGGGATCTTGGCACAAGATCTACAGGCAATAGAAAATCTGGGAAGAGATTTTCAAACTCGCCTTCAGTCTATAATAGGATCCGCTAACACGGCGACAGGCAATAAATGCACAGTGAACTACGAGCGTAACGTTGTCGAGCTTTGA
- the DAD2 gene encoding Dad2p (similar to Saccharomyces cerevisiae DAD2 (YKR083C); ancestral locus Anc_5.676), producing MSLESQVALKRQELNALKKITRLTDSMKAQLDEMAHQVNHMESNAASVSHVMENWNSITRSISQAGLSLLQYTEADYEVGTWDSRKKGEGETGDDRDKRTPLPETLVRIRVEDQEELPN from the coding sequence ATGTCTTTGGAGAGTCAGGTGGCACTTAAGAGACAAGAGTTAAATGCtctgaaaaagattacACGGTTGACTGACTCGATGAAGGCGCAATTGGATGAAATGGCTCACCAGGTTAATCATATGGAGTCGAATGCGGCATCGGTCTCGCACGTTATGGAAAATTGGAACTCTATAACAAGATCAATATCGCAAGCCGGTTTGAGCCTGCTCCAGTATACTGAGGCAGACTACGAGGTGGGCACTTGGGACTCGCGTAAGAAAGGTGAGGGTGAAACGGGAGATGATAGAGATAAACGGACTCCTTTGCCAGAAACACTGGTACGAATAAGAGTTGAAGATCAGGAAGAGCTACCTAATTGA
- the SGO1 gene encoding Sgo1p (similar to Saccharomyces cerevisiae SGO1 (YOR073W); ancestral locus Anc_5.677), whose amino-acid sequence MARASRRYAKTNGRRAKDAAENTTAERTTPQIQELQNIMDLERSKIEKMKSAYISQNCQLARANSSLMMKFSDLEARISDLVQENVALRSNKSKIELDYRKRLKNQLQVLEEGISHRFEEIFHMFERIREKEKLSQTSDSSHLTDSTSVLATQIAKRRSSTIGSRTSNHIHFAEVQNGGHFINTDNREYAGSDHDAEADDNPVSRLKRKRRKSSRRESIIIPTSFNFYDETGSDIENPNHKPLSANSMTEKSQIPAEEQIRPEENSLRSSDNGPQVLAQEETQNCDAMATFQTGTVERHVTDENGEKQDPMSAELHEDGSFNFTNSIIEYSIPEEVINSNANNEVDPPSSSKIEVFRDNEDIELLLDKKSLSCETPDKKNGNKVIPINNENSETNKVTFIPMSKQNKVKHSMRLPNSRSEKKIIDEGMPGTGSQGIDLRSRRTRGKAVNYALPSLRAKMRRPTEKLVDATTFTNIHDLQVSKRSKRSESDNDVVRSESVETYSEFLPKAPTNSPNLSNMRPEVPAESMKPGQDLGKENLTTVAYKKISNTALNPILRDITNQPNPKPLKTKKLYKNAIINDSLDKDEIAALEQSGDRTSKGAQSLEEGLSVFDLIGCNSFKAAHKTYRAKVKKTNIYK is encoded by the coding sequence ATGGCAAGGGCCTCGAGAAGATATGCTAAGACCAATGGAAGAAGGGCAAAGGATGCAGCAGAGAATACTACGGCTGAGAGGACTACTCCGCAGATTCAAGAATTGCAGAATATAATGGACCTGGAAAGAAGCAAAATCGAGAAGATGAAATCTGCTTATATTTCTCAGAACTGCCAATTAGCAAGAGCAAATTCATctctgatgatgaaattcagTGACTTGGAGGCAAGAATCAGTGACTTGGTTCAAGAAAATGTGGCCCTGCGATCCAACAAGTCGAAAATTGAACTGGACTACAGAAAGAGACTCAAAAATCAGCTCCAGGTTCTAGAGGAAGGTATTTCACACAGGTTTGAAGAGATTTTCCACATGTTTGAGCGGATCAGAGAGAAGGAAAAGTTATCTCAGACATCCGATTCAAGCCATCTGACAGATTCGACGTCCGTATTGGCTACGCAAATAGCAAAGCGACGTTCATCAACTATTGGTTCGAGAACTTCAAACCATATTCATTTTGCGGAAGTGCAAAATGGTGGacatttcatcaatactGATAACCGCGAGTACGCAGGTTCAGATCATGATGCTGAAGCAGACGACAACCCAGTCTCTagattgaaaagaaaaagacgCAAAAGTTCGAGAAGAGAATCTATTATCATACCGACAAGTTTTAATTTCTACGATGAAACGGGATCGGATATCGAGAATCCAAATCACAAACCATTATCAGCAAATTCAATGACTGAAAAATCGCAAATTCCTGCGGAAGAACAGATACGACCGGAAGAAAATTCCTTAAGGTCTTCCGACAACGGCCCACAGGTACTTGCACAGGAAGAAACACAAAACTGTGACGCAATGGCCACATTTCAGACTGGTACTGTAGAGAGACATGTTACAGATGAAAATGGGGAAAAGCAGGATCCTATGTCCGCAGAACTGCATGAAGATGGCTCCTTCAATTTCACTAACTCAATTATAGAATACTCGATACCGGAAGAAGTGATAAACTCTAATGCAAACAATGAAGTAGATCCTccgtcttcttcaaaaattgaagtatTTAGGGACAACGAAGACATTGAGCTACTTCTCGATAAAAAATCTCTCAGTTGTGAAACACCCGATAAAAAGAATGGCAATAAAGTGATTCCTATAAATAATGAAAACAGCGAAACTAACAAGGTTACCTTCATTCCAATgtcaaaacaaaacaaagtAAAACACTCCATGAGACTACCGAATTCAAGATCCGAGAAAAAGATCATCGATGAGGGTATGCCTGGGACTGGTTCCCAAGGTATAGACTTAAGATCTAGAAGAACGCGGGGAAAGGCAGTAAATTATGCACTTCCTTCTTTAAGAGCCAAAATGAGACGGCCAACGGAAAAACTAGTTGACGCAACAACCTTTACAAACATTCATGATCTGCAGGTTAGCAAACGATCGAAAAGGTCAGAGAGCGATAATGACGTTGTAAGATCAGAGTCTGTCGAGACATATAGCGAATTTTTACCCAAAGCTCCTACGAATTCTCCTAATCTATCTAATATGAGGCCTGAAGTTCCAGCAGAAAGCATGAAGCCTGGGCAAGATTTGGGAAAGGAAAACCTTACAACTGTTGCATACAAGAAGATATCAAACACTGCGTTGAATCCTATACTAAGAGATATCACAAATCAACCCAATCCCAAACCATTGAAGACTAAAAAGCTATACAAGAACGCTATTATCAACGATTCGCTAGACAAAGATGAGATTGCCGCATTGGAGCAAAGCGGAGATCGTACCAGCAAAGGCGCACAGTCTCTTGAGGAAGGCTTGTCAGTATTCGATCTTATTGGATGTAATAGCTTCAAAGCGGCTCATAAAACATATAGAGCAAAAgtcaagaaaacaaatatatataaataa